In Parageobacillus sp. KH3-4, the genomic window TTTTTCCTTCGTAAACAGGATAGACCCCTTGCCATCCCCCGACAATGGTATACAATTCTGTTCCTGGAACAGGTTTTAGGAAACAAAAATATCGACCCTCAGCCATCGGTCCTGGATAAACTTTGTTGTTAGGATTTAAAGGATCAGGAAGGGGTTCAATACCGGTTGATAACACGGTGATGATTTTGCCACTGGTTCCCTTTACATATTTGTCGACATGAAAGTTTTGTACAAAATTGACGAGCTGCCCACCTTGTACAGATTTATCCAACGGCTGTTTCTGAAAAGAAGTATCGAACCAACCATAAGCAATTAATGTTGAGCCGCTTACTAAATCCTTTAAATTTGCGACACGCTTGATATTTACTACTTGCTTTGGAATGGCAACATGTTGCGCCTGAACAGGTAAATGAAACGCAAATAGCAAACATATACAGATTAAAAATTTAGACCATACTTTCATTCCATCACCTCATATATATCTTTGTTGAGCGTTACTATTGTTTAACAATCTTTCCCGTTTTATACATGTGTCCTTTGTTCCCATCAGTAGAGTAATTTTTTCCTTTTTATCCCTGAAAGAAAAACCAATCTGCATTATATTGTTTCCCACTATTGATGCTTCGGCGTTCAAAATCGAAGCGAAACAAAAATATAATATTTTAATCCCGAATTAAACATAATACATATTATGTTGCATTCCAAACTTCTCAATAAAATCAGCCTCTCGAAACACTAGGGGAGATGATGAGGATATCATAAAAGTGTCATGTTGCCATTTCCGACACAGCTTACGAACTCGAAGGAAATTACGCAAGAATCTTCATTTTGCAACACTAATGCTAATCATGTATAATATAATGCATAGAGAATTCCATATAAATAAAAAATAAGACCGAAGGTGCGGCAACACCCTCGGTCGCGCAATAGACGGTTCCCTTCAAGGGGGATCGACAGTGCAGGTAGAAATAATCCACCCAACCGCCGTCAACTCAAGGGTGGATTATTTCTTTTGATGATATGACAGTATTGAAACGACTAAACTTGCAAATGCTATCGCAAACATTAACGCTTCAAATACCGTCATCGGCATCACCCCCTTTCCACAGGGGTAGAATGCCGACCCACCCTTGAGTTTCCCATACTATTGCGTTTCTATATATATCGATATTAAAAACAGAAGATACTAAGAATCATCTTTTTATTTTATTAGACATCGCTGCTCCGTTGGCCACCTATGCATTGCTTCGCGGCACCACAATGAAAAAAATTTTATTCTTCCGTCGGAAATGAAAGAAGTGTTTGTCATTACTTTTATCTTGCTCGCAGCAGCACTCTTCCTTACGTGGAATAGCGCAGTCCATTCAAAATCAAAAACGCCAAATTCTGTTTTATATGCTTGAGATTTGTGTTTTTTCATAATGTCTGCTTAAAAGATCCGGCGCTGTTAAGTAAACGAGCCCGTTTCCTTCCAATGCTTTTGGAAAACCTAGCGGCATTGTACGTTTGATTAATTGAGCATAGAGCTCAGGTTCTGTAAGCTTTCGGCCAAATTCTTTTTCAGATAGTTGCTTGATTAAAGCCAAAGCGCCCGAAACATGAGGAGTTGCCATCGATGTGCCACTAAAAATAGCGAATTTTCCGCCTGGAATGGTGGAAAGAATTTTTTCCCCTGGTGCAACAACATCAATTTCCTTATTCGAATTGGTAAATCGCGATATTTGACCATCGAGGCTGACGGCTCCAACTGAAATGACTTCATTGTAAGCTGCTGGATAAGAAAGTTCTTCCGTTCTTTCGTTTCCGTCTCCTTCATTTCCTGCTGCACATACAACTAAAATATTGTTTTCAACAGCTCTTTTGACTGCCTGATGTAATTCTGGCACATCGGAAGGGCCACCTAATGACATGGAGATAATATCTACTTTTTGATCTACAGCGTAGTTAATTGCATTTACAATCCATTCATATTTACCAGTTGCTGACCCTGGATTGTTCGGATCATTTGCCAACACTTTTAAAATTAATAGTTTTGCTTCAGGGGCAACGCCGACGACACCTTGATCATTTTCTATTGCGGCGATCGTTCCGGCCACATGGGTTCCGTGACCGTTATAATCCGAATAATTATCAACATCACCGTTATCATCTGTGGTGAAGTTTCGACCGCCAATAATTCTATCTTTTAAATCAGGATGGTTTCTATCACATCCAGTATCAATGACAGCAATCACAATGTCTTTTCCTTTTATACCTTCTTTCCAAATCTCAGGTGCTTGTACCATATTGACGCCTTCAGGGATTTCCTTTACACTCTCAAGCTTTTCTTCAATCTTAAACGGAATCAAACGAATAGCATTTTCCATACTAATCCCTCCTAAAAATGAAATGGCTAAAACAGGTACAACTCCACCGACAATCAAAACAAAAAATCTGAACTTTCTGTAAATTATACCATAAACATGTCCTACCAAATAGATACTTTAGTTTGGTTTTTTGATGATTGGATTTATAGTCCAAAAGTTGTATAAATTAATATATTTTACTAAAAAGATGTAAACTCTGGAACGAAAATTCTTCCTCCCGAATCCATCATTAAACGAAAATGCCATCAAGTTTTTCAGTCCATCAGTTATCTTTTCTTTAATCAGATTGTGTCGATCAGGTGTTCTCTCCAGTAAATAAGTTTTCATTCTGCCATTCGCTCTTAAAAACATTGGGGTGCGTCTAACTAAAACTTTGTCTATGTCATATGACCCATTTTTTGAATAGATGTACATTGACCATGTCGCAAAACTTCTAATGGCAAGCTAAAAATGAAATAATCGCCGGCACAGCGGCTGATTCTCTCAAAATCGTTTCCTCCCTACAATTTCCTCATTTGTTGTGTTTTATAATCTAAACTAACACCAAACTACAACCCTAGCTGGACGCGCGAAAAAAACATGGGATGGCGTCCCCCATCCCTTTTTTCTTACTCTCATTTATTTTAGATCCCACAATAGGCCTTTTATTTCTTGCTCCATTTTGTATCCACTTGAATTCCTGCATCAAGCAACAGATTCAATACAGGACATCTTCTCTCTACTTCTTTTTTCAGCTGCTCCATTCTCTCTTCACTTTCTTCAGTTCGTATATTCACCTGGAAACGAACCTTTTGGAAATGCGTGCAAACTCCTTCTTCCCCCATTAGCCCCCGGGTATCAATAATGCCTGTTGTTTCAAAATCAATTCCCGAGAAAGTAAACCCTAATTCTTCGGCAACTAATGGAATCATCACTCCATTACAACCACACAGAGCTGCAACTACATATTCCAGTGGAGTTGGCGCTGCATCAGCCCCACCTAATTCTGCCGGTTCATCCATAGAAAAAGCAGGAAAATTCCGTATAGAAATATTGGTTTTGACGCCCGATTCCCATTTACCTTTAGCAGACACTTTAAACAATGTAGACGCTTGGGCCATACCCTCTCCCCCCCTTTAGTTAAGTAAATTTATCGGAATTAATTAAATTATAAAAAATTAACAGTTAGGTGTAAAGGAAAATTTCGAAGTGTTTTCTCCATAAACACCTTCCATTAATATCGCGTTAGAAAACCTTAAAATATTCAGTTATAAAAAACAAAGAACAGTTTAATCCTAATTATGGTAAAATATATTAAAAGAAAAGGGTGGTTATGATATTATCCCCTTATAATAATAGTAGACAAAAAAAGAAGGGGATATGCACATACCCCTGTCAAGTAGATATTGAAAAAGAGCATATGAAGCTGCAGCCTTTCTCGATATTCCACTGGGGAAGGCCGTTCAGTTTGTCTTAGAAACGACTGTGATTGTAAGCATCGCTTTTGATTCCAAAATATTCACGGAGCCGACGATAAGACCAGCCCTCCGCCAACTTCAAATGAATGACTTCCCGTTTCCGCTCTTTGGCATAGGTGTGAAAAGTTTGTCCTTTTTTCGCCATAAAAACTCCCCTCCCAAGCCGACACTTAAGAACATCATATCAAATGTTCTCTTTTTCGCTGTCTAACTTTGTAGAGGGATAACGCCATGCTTAATTTATATTTCTTACAGCGCCGTGAGATTAACAAGTATTTAATAAGTTAAAGAGTGAATGGGGCGGACAACCGCAACGATATGGATTTCATCGACATTTATAGTTGCACCCTTATGCATAGCTTCGAGTTTTTAATTTAATTTTACAATGCTATTATTGTTGTTTGCTCTGATGGATGCATCTTTTTTAGCCATAGATCTTCCTAAAATTAAAGTAACAATTGCTGCAAGAGCAAGCGATAATGCTAAGAAATAAAACCCAGCGTGAAAACTTCCGGTAGCATCTTTCAATACACCGAAGAATTTCGGCCCATTATACCCTCCAAGGTTCCCGATGGCATTTTGCAGTCCAAGAGCAGCACCAACGACTCCAGCCGGAATAATTTCGGTCGGTATCGCCCATAGCGGCCCGTATGGCGCATAAACACCAATGGCAGTAATAGACAGGAGAACCATTTTCAATATAGGTGATTCAACAAACTGCCCTGCTACCATTGTACAAGCGGCAATAAGCAGTGGCACCACCACATGCTGCACACGGTTCATGCGCCGATCAGACCAATAAGAATTGATAATCATTCCAATTAAAGCACACGTAAAAGGAACAGCTGTCAACCATCCCATGATGGCTGAATCTTCCGTAAATTCCCCAACAACGCTTGGCACCCATAATGTATAGCCGTAAAATCCGGTCATCCATAAGAAATACATGATCACAAGTCCCCATACGGTTTTATTTTTAAATGCTGCGGTATACCCTTCAGATTTGACGGCCTTGTCTTGCTCAGCTGCTAACATACTTAATAGTTGTTTTTTCTCGTTTTCATCCATCCAATTTGCTTCTGATGGTCTATCTTTAATGATCATATACCACACAAACGCCCAAATAATTGGTGGTATACCTTCTAAAATCAGCACCATTTTCCAGTCAAAATGCTTTAATAAAATGCCTGTCAGCGGCGCCATAAGCATGGCTGAAACCGGCAAACATGCCATCCAAAATGCATTTGCCCGAGCCCTTTCTTGGATAGTAAACCAGTTAGCAAGAAGTACAAGAACTGCTGGCCAAACACCGCCTTCTGCCACTCCTAACAGGAATCGTACGAGTTTAAGTTGCCCCTCGGTTTGAACCAGTCCAGAAGCCATGGCAGCTAATCCCCAAAGAATCATTAAAATAAAAATAAACTTCTTAGCAGACCACTTAGTCGCAAGAATACCACCTGGGATTTGAAGAATTAAATATCCAACAAAGAATATGCCAGCTATATCACCTGCTGCGGAAGCCGAAATATTCAAGCCTTCCTGTATATAAGGCATTAAAACACCAATGTTGATGCGGTCCATATAAGCAAGCATATACATGATAAATGCAACCGGAATAATTCTCAACCATTTTGATAATCTCATAAAAGTACCTCCTAATGTTAATGAAGGAATATTATGAATTTTTGTATATAACCAGATTTTTAAGCATTTAAGTAACCGCTTTCAATATTCATCATGAGAAATAATCGGAAAAGGTTACATCTCCGATTATTTCTCCATAAGGTTTATGCCTTTTGCGGAGCACGGAACTGGCCAGCATATCTAGCGGCAACTTTTATGCATTCTTCCATGCTGATTGATACTGCAATTCCTTTACCAGCTATGTCAAATGCCGTACCATGATCAACGGATGTGCGAAGGAAGGGCAAGCCATTTGTAATTGAAATTGTTCGTTCAAAATCGGTCATCTTAGCTGCAATATGCCCTTGGTCATGATAAAGTGAAAGTACAGCATCATATTTTCCATGCAATGCCTGATGGAAAACAGAATCAGCAGGAACTGGTCCAACAGCGTTGATCCCCTTTTCAACAGCCATTTGAATTCCTGGAATAATCTCGTCTATTTCTTCTCTTCCAAATAAACCATTTTCTCCACCATGCGGATTTAACGCCGCCACCGCAATTTTTGGATTTTCAACTCCTAGGCGTTGCAGCGCTTTATCACAGCGAACAAGGTAATCATAAATACGTTCTTTTGTCATTGCAGCAATTGCATCTTTTAGTGAAAGATGTCTAGTCAGAAAGAAGATTCGCATATTTCTGACTTCAAACATTGTCAGTGGATCGTCAGAGTTTGTCAATGCCGCTAGTATTTCTGTATGCCCTATAAACGGTACATTTGCCGCTTTCAACGATTCTTTGTTTATCGGTGTTGTAGCTAATGCTGACACTTTTCCATCAAGGGCTAATTGCACAGCAGTTTCAATGTATTCGTAAGCTGCTTTTCCGCATTGTGCTTGGACTTTTCCGATTTCAAGTGACTCTACATCTAAATTATCTAATGAAATAACATCTATCGTTCCATATTCGTATTTTCCATCAGAAGGTTCATTAATTTCATTGACTTTTAGGGAAATACCGGAAAAATCCATGGCAATTTCCAACACTTTAGCATGACCGATTACAAGCGGAGAACAAACTTCGTATATTTCTGGATTGTTCAGAGCTTTTACCGTAATTTCCGGACCAATCCCTGCGGCATCTCCCATTGGAATTGCAATAATGTGTTTAGTTTGTACTGACATTTCTTACACTCCCTTTATTATTAGTAATTTTCGTTTGTAAAAACCTTAAACTTTTGTAAATGGATCGCTGGTCCCCAATCATTCCACCTTTTGTTACAACAGGCAGACCATCTAAATATCCACCGGAAAAGTATCCAAATGATGTTAATGGAAGCACTTCATCTTCAACCTCAATACTATTTGCTCTGCCTACAGCGCAAAGAGAGGCTGTTACATCTCCACCGCTTGAAAAGCACCCGGCAATTGGATATTTAGAGTTTTCAATAATTTTCCGACTGATTACTGCAAGACCATCTGTAATCCGTTTTGCTAAAGCATCCTCAGATGCTTGTTCAATCTCTGATAGCGCTTTCAAGTTAATTAATTTATTTCCTGGATGGTAAGTAGTAACAATTAAAATATTTTCTTTTTCTAACAGTTCTAATCCAACAGATACTGCACGATCTACTTCTTCCTGCCAGCTATCAGTAAAGCTAGCTAACTTTTTCGGGTTTACGTATACTGGATTGGCATTTGTTTTTGATAAGAGATAGTGAAGCTGACGTCCAGTTAAAGATGTTACACTTCCAATAACAGCTAATAGTTTTTTTGAATTAACCTCCTGATGTAAATATAGACGTGCATAATAAGCTGTTAAAGGCCCCGGATCAACTGGAATCATGTTTTTACCCTGAATCTTTGTCATAGCTAAAGCAATGGATTCAATATGCTCGTCATTTACCGCATCAATAACCACAATTCGATATCCTTGTTCTATTTTTTCCTTTAGTTTATTTGTGATCGCCTCTACTCCAGAAAGAACAATATCTAAGCCTATCGAAGAGACGGGATAGTTACTTTGCTTTTTTATTACATCTGGAACAAACGATTTATCAACTGGCATTACCGGGTCTTTTGCCACATCTGTTTCTTGAACGGGGATTCCATCAACAAGCAAATATCCACCTGTTGTGATTCTTCCTGAGTCAGGAAAAGAGGGAACAACTACGGCAATCGAATGTTCGCCCAGTTCGTTCAAAACAGTATCAATCTCTAACCCAATATTTCCACGAATTGTACTGTCAATTCTTTTACAAAATACTTGAACGTTCCATTGTTTGAGAATCTGTACAGCCCTGCGAACACGATTTTCCGCGATCTCCTTTGGCGAGTATCTGCTATCTGTATCAATGCAAATAGCATCATACTTATCGCAATGTGGAAAAGGGGCGTGTTGAACAACTGTAGCTGTTTTGAACCCCTGTTTTGCCAATCTTACGCCAGTTGCATTAGCCCCGGTCAAATCATCTGCAATAACACCTACCCTCACTTTCCTATTCTCCCTTCTCCCCCGGTTAATGTATCTCTCTGCACACACCTAAACCATTGTTAGTCAAATTGCAGTCTCCTTCCGCACAAAAACTTTTTCATCCATTAGTTTCATTTTCCACTCTCTATAACACTTTCTATGTTCATCATCAAAGTAAAGGGGATTTTTATCCGCCTCCTTTGGCTCCATAATATTTTTAAAATTAATTCATTTTCATATTTTTCAAACTAATCTTCATCCACACTGTAAATCGTTACATATTCTTCATAATTGTTTCTATCTTCTTCACTTAAACCAGAATCCGTAATAATTCCCTCTAATCTCGAAAGATCACAAACAAACGAAAAAGCTTTTTGATTGAATTTACTAGAATCTGCAAGTAACCACGTAGTTTCAGCAGCTTGAATCATTAGCTTTTTAATTAAAGATTTTTCAAAGGTCGGGGCTGTCACTCCTGACTCAATATCAACAGCATGGGCACCTAGAAAAAAAAT contains:
- a CDS encoding S8 family peptidase, giving the protein MENAIRLIPFKIEEKLESVKEIPEGVNMVQAPEIWKEGIKGKDIVIAVIDTGCDRNHPDLKDRIIGGRNFTTDDNGDVDNYSDYNGHGTHVAGTIAAIENDQGVVGVAPEAKLLILKVLANDPNNPGSATGKYEWIVNAINYAVDQKVDIISMSLGGPSDVPELHQAVKRAVENNILVVCAAGNEGDGNERTEELSYPAAYNEVISVGAVSLDGQISRFTNSNKEIDVVAPGEKILSTIPGGKFAIFSGTSMATPHVSGALALIKQLSEKEFGRKLTEPELYAQLIKRTMPLGFPKALEGNGLVYLTAPDLLSRHYEKTQISSI
- a CDS encoding OsmC family protein; this encodes MAQASTLFKVSAKGKWESGVKTNISIRNFPAFSMDEPAELGGADAAPTPLEYVVAALCGCNGVMIPLVAEELGFTFSGIDFETTGIIDTRGLMGEEGVCTHFQKVRFQVNIRTEESEERMEQLKKEVERRCPVLNLLLDAGIQVDTKWSKK
- a CDS encoding MFS transporter, with the protein product MRLSKWLRIIPVAFIMYMLAYMDRINIGVLMPYIQEGLNISASAAGDIAGIFFVGYLILQIPGGILATKWSAKKFIFILMILWGLAAMASGLVQTEGQLKLVRFLLGVAEGGVWPAVLVLLANWFTIQERARANAFWMACLPVSAMLMAPLTGILLKHFDWKMVLILEGIPPIIWAFVWYMIIKDRPSEANWMDENEKKQLLSMLAAEQDKAVKSEGYTAAFKNKTVWGLVIMYFLWMTGFYGYTLWVPSVVGEFTEDSAIMGWLTAVPFTCALIGMIINSYWSDRRMNRVQHVVVPLLIAACTMVAGQFVESPILKMVLLSITAIGVYAPYGPLWAIPTEIIPAGVVGAALGLQNAIGNLGGYNGPKFFGVLKDATGSFHAGFYFLALSLALAAIVTLILGRSMAKKDASIRANNNNSIVKLN
- the pdxA gene encoding 4-hydroxythreonine-4-phosphate dehydrogenase PdxA, with translation MSVQTKHIIAIPMGDAAGIGPEITVKALNNPEIYEVCSPLVIGHAKVLEIAMDFSGISLKVNEINEPSDGKYEYGTIDVISLDNLDVESLEIGKVQAQCGKAAYEYIETAVQLALDGKVSALATTPINKESLKAANVPFIGHTEILAALTNSDDPLTMFEVRNMRIFFLTRHLSLKDAIAAMTKERIYDYLVRCDKALQRLGVENPKIAVAALNPHGGENGLFGREEIDEIIPGIQMAVEKGINAVGPVPADSVFHQALHGKYDAVLSLYHDQGHIAAKMTDFERTISITNGLPFLRTSVDHGTAFDIAGKGIAVSISMEECIKVAARYAGQFRAPQKA
- a CDS encoding four-carbon acid sugar kinase family protein, whose amino-acid sequence is MRVGVIADDLTGANATGVRLAKQGFKTATVVQHAPFPHCDKYDAICIDTDSRYSPKEIAENRVRRAVQILKQWNVQVFCKRIDSTIRGNIGLEIDTVLNELGEHSIAVVVPSFPDSGRITTGGYLLVDGIPVQETDVAKDPVMPVDKSFVPDVIKKQSNYPVSSIGLDIVLSGVEAITNKLKEKIEQGYRIVVIDAVNDEHIESIALAMTKIQGKNMIPVDPGPLTAYYARLYLHQEVNSKKLLAVIGSVTSLTGRQLHYLLSKTNANPVYVNPKKLASFTDSWQEEVDRAVSVGLELLEKENILIVTTYHPGNKLINLKALSEIEQASEDALAKRITDGLAVISRKIIENSKYPIAGCFSSGGDVTASLCAVGRANSIEVEDEVLPLTSFGYFSGGYLDGLPVVTKGGMIGDQRSIYKSLRFLQTKITNNKGSVRNVSTN